The genomic interval ATCAGCTCTCCGGCGGTATTGCGGCCAAAGTAGGCGGGCTCCATGCGCAGCAGGTGCTCAAAAATGCGCTGCTTGAGGTCAAACTCCACCTGGCGACCCACGCCAAACAGCGTGATGCGCGACACCATGCGAATCACCCACATCACCGAGGCCAGAATCAGCACCATCAGGGCGTAGTACAGGATGCGATTGAAGCTAAAGGTGACCTGCAGCTCGTCAATACCGTTGCGAATCAGCAGCGGGATCCACACCCCCAGCAGGTTGACGATGAACAGCGCCCCTACCCCCAGCGCGGCCTTGTGCCAGTGGGGCCGCAGGTAGGTGCCCAGTTTTTGTAGCTGCGATCGCGCCATAGCCTCTGCCCTAATTGCCCCCTTATCCTAGACGAATTTGAGCAGCCCCATCTCAGCCGGGCACGCCCTAGAGCGTGTCAATAATTGTGGCTAAAAGCTCGGTATACTAAGCTTTGCCACGTCCGACCCAAACGACAGGCTAGGGGCTGTAACCCTTATTTTTGGGTGTTGGGTAGCTATGGGTGTTTGGCAGCTAATTGATGACAGCCCTAGGGCAGGGTTTCAACCACCTGCTCCCACTGCATGGTAAAGGGCGGCAGCCAGCCCCGCAGGTAGTAGTAGACAGCGCTGAGCAATTCGCTCCAGTAGCGGCTGGTCAGCGCCAGCGCATTGACGTCGGGCACCAGGTCGGCCAGGCGGGCCAGGGTGTCGCGCCCCACTTCGCCGGGGGTGCTGTAAAGCTCTGTGGGGGCCGCCACCACCTGAATGCCTTCGTTCTCAAAGGCCAGGGCAGCCCGGCGCATGGTCAGGGCGGGGGCGACCAGCACCACCCGGTTGGCATCGCGGTTGTTGCGGGTGGTGTCAAAGGCCCCAACCCGGGCCGGGGTTGTAAACAGCCCCTGCTCGGTCAAAAAGTTGCGCTGATCGACCACCGTGGCGCGGACGTCGGTACCTGAATCCTGCACCCGAATGCTCTCTGGGGGCACCCCCCGGCTGATCAACTGCTGGCGAATGGCCTGCCGCAGCGGTTCCCGCTCCTCGCCAGTGCCAAAGCGCGGCCCGGCGGTCACCGTCACAAAGGGGCGGGCCAGGGCAATGCGGTTGTAGATGTTGGCGGTGCTGTTGAGCCGGGCCACCAGGGTCGGGTCGAGGGGGCTATCGGCGTCAATGCGACTGTTGAGGGCATTGGTGAGACGGAAGGCGTCGGCATTTTCGCCAATCACCACCAGGGAGACAGCGCGGTCGACGGGCACCTCATCGATCGCCGGACAAATATCGCTGCACAGGCGTCGCTGGCTCAGGTAAGCCCGCTGTACCGACTGTTCGGCGTTGTTCACCAGCGCCCGCGCCACCAGGGGCATGCTGCTGACAAACAAAATCAGCAGCGCTACGGTCACCATGCGCGGTCCCTGTTTGGCGAAACCGCCCCCCATCGACAGCGCCAGCAGCGTGATCGCCGCGCCCAGAGGGGTAAGCGGAAACGCCAGGAATCGCCAAAACACGCCAATGGTGTTGTCTTCGGGAAACAAGAACGCCGCCGC from Leptolyngbya sp. KIOST-1 carries:
- a CDS encoding YdcF family protein gives rise to the protein MNILNLLTRLLLWLGIGYFLWWILRKFIPANFLTWFGGAMILALIAAAFLFPEDNTIGVFWRFLAFPLTPLGAAITLLALSMGGGFAKQGPRMVTVALLILFVSSMPLVARALVNNAEQSVQRAYLSQRRLCSDICPAIDEVPVDRAVSLVVIGENADAFRLTNALNSRIDADSPLDPTLVARLNSTANIYNRIALARPFVTVTAGPRFGTGEEREPLRQAIRQQLISRGVPPESIRVQDSGTDVRATVVDQRNFLTEQGLFTTPARVGAFDTTRNNRDANRVVLVAPALTMRRAALAFENEGIQVVAAPTELYSTPGEVGRDTLARLADLVPDVNALALTSRYWSELLSAVYYYLRGWLPPFTMQWEQVVETLP